From the genome of Zalophus californianus isolate mZalCal1 chromosome 6, mZalCal1.pri.v2, whole genome shotgun sequence, one region includes:
- the LOC113910444 gene encoding GSK3B-interacting protein yields METDCNPMELSSMSGFEEDAELNGFEEADTKDMKLEAEAVVNDVLFAVNNMFVSKNLRCADDVAYINVETRERNRYCLELTEAGLRVVGYAFDQVDDHLHTPYHETVYSLLDTLSPAYREAFGNALLQRLEALKRDG; encoded by the exons ATGGAAACAGACTGTAATCCCATGGAGCTGAGCAGTATGTCAGGGTTTGAAGAAGATGCAGAGCTTAATGGTTTTGAAGAAGCTGATACGAAAGACATGAAGCTAGAAGCCGAAGCAGTTGTAAATGACGTTCTCTTTGCTGTTAACAACATGTTTGTCTCAAAAAACCTGCGCTGTGCCGACGATGTGGCCTATATCAATGTGGagacaagagaaaggaacagaTACTGCCTGGAGCTCACTGAAGCAGGGCTAAGG GTGGTAGGTTATGCTTTTGACCAAGTGGATGATCACTTACACACTCCCTATCATGAAACGGTCTACTCGTTGCTGGATACCCTCAGCCCGGCCTACCGGGAAGCATTTGGAAACGCACTCCTTCAAAGACTGGAAGCTTTGAAGAGGGATGGATAG